A single window of Bordetella genomosp. 11 DNA harbors:
- a CDS encoding class I SAM-dependent methyltransferase, with the protein MDGKDLAELYRVRFSQDQLPRKRAIWGVICRDWLQKFVQPGATVVDVACGYGEFINNIEAKRKIAIDLNPDARSFLGDEVEFHQCLATELGSAVRGEADVIFTSNFLEHLPDKQVLNAFLDQVMLALKPGGKYIILGPNLRYLPGEYWDFFDHHLGLTHLSLSEALQLKGFSIDTCIDRFLPYTTQGALPTHPGLVKAYLKLPFAWRFLGKQFFIIAKKPLA; encoded by the coding sequence ATGGACGGTAAGGACCTGGCCGAACTATACCGTGTGCGGTTTTCGCAGGATCAGCTGCCCAGAAAGCGAGCAATCTGGGGTGTGATATGTCGGGATTGGCTGCAGAAGTTTGTCCAGCCTGGCGCGACAGTCGTCGATGTTGCGTGCGGCTATGGCGAGTTCATTAACAATATCGAAGCCAAGCGTAAAATTGCCATCGACCTGAATCCGGATGCCCGAAGTTTCCTCGGTGACGAGGTCGAGTTCCATCAGTGCCTGGCAACGGAGCTAGGATCAGCCGTGAGGGGGGAAGCCGACGTGATATTCACGTCCAACTTCCTCGAGCATTTGCCCGATAAACAGGTACTGAACGCGTTTCTGGATCAGGTAATGCTGGCCCTAAAGCCCGGTGGGAAATACATTATTCTTGGGCCAAATCTACGTTATTTGCCTGGCGAATATTGGGATTTTTTCGATCATCATCTGGGCTTGACTCACTTGTCTCTAAGCGAGGCCCTGCAATTGAAGGGGTTCAGTATAGACACGTGCATCGATCGTTTCCTGCCGTATACGACGCAGGGGGCCTTGCCGACACATCCCGGACTGGTAAAGGCTTACCTAAAATTACCCTTTGCGTGGCGGTTCCTGGGCAAACAATTCTTTATTATCGCTAAAAAGCCCTTAGCTTGA
- a CDS encoding FAD-binding oxidoreductase translates to MPKQLSWGRYPRRPQTLHPVAWPGDVTATLRDWKDGPTLAFGCGRSYGDSCLAASNHVIAMRGLDRFEHVDWDSGLIRAQAGITIGEVIAQALRRGWFVPVTPGTKFVTLGGAVANDVHGKNHHVMGTFGRHVRRIVLYRTDEGVVACSPTDRPELFAATIGGLGLTGVILSVELQLRPVASGLIAQRSIRFGDLDEFFALSREHDHAHEYTVAWVDCLATGRSAGRGHYIFGDHTEGDDRRAAAPGRLAMPIDPPFSLVNGLSLRMFNTLYYHRQRAREVKRVVGYDPFFYPLDKLCAWNRMYGRKGFQQYQCVVPAAVAKDAIGAMMAEIARSGMGSFLAVLKHCGDISSPGKMSFPMPGASLALDFPQREPAITRLFSRLDNIVHESGGRLYPAKDAHMSASHFRSAYPGWIEVEALRDPLLMSHFWKRVAL, encoded by the coding sequence ATGCCAAAGCAATTGTCGTGGGGCCGTTATCCGAGACGCCCGCAAACCTTGCATCCGGTCGCTTGGCCGGGTGATGTAACCGCCACGCTGCGGGATTGGAAGGACGGGCCTACCTTGGCTTTCGGCTGCGGCCGCAGCTACGGCGATTCCTGCCTGGCCGCGTCCAACCACGTCATTGCGATGCGCGGCCTGGACCGCTTTGAACATGTGGATTGGGACAGCGGCTTGATTCGCGCCCAAGCGGGTATCACGATCGGTGAGGTGATTGCGCAAGCGTTACGGCGAGGCTGGTTCGTGCCGGTGACGCCAGGGACCAAATTCGTCACGCTGGGCGGGGCGGTCGCCAACGATGTCCATGGAAAGAACCACCATGTCATGGGTACCTTCGGCAGGCATGTGCGGCGCATTGTCCTGTATCGCACCGATGAGGGCGTGGTGGCGTGTTCACCTACCGACCGGCCGGAACTGTTCGCCGCGACGATAGGTGGGCTGGGCCTGACCGGCGTGATATTGAGTGTCGAATTGCAGCTGCGGCCAGTGGCTTCCGGCCTGATCGCGCAGCGCTCTATCCGGTTTGGCGATCTCGATGAGTTTTTCGCCTTGAGCCGCGAACATGACCATGCCCACGAATATACGGTTGCGTGGGTCGATTGCCTTGCGACGGGAAGGAGTGCCGGGCGCGGCCATTACATCTTCGGCGACCACACGGAAGGCGACGATAGGCGGGCTGCTGCGCCAGGTCGTTTGGCCATGCCCATTGACCCGCCGTTCTCGTTGGTCAACGGTCTTTCGCTGCGGATGTTCAATACGCTCTATTACCATCGCCAGCGGGCGCGAGAGGTCAAGCGGGTGGTGGGTTATGACCCCTTCTTCTACCCGTTGGACAAGCTGTGCGCCTGGAACCGAATGTATGGCCGCAAAGGGTTCCAGCAGTACCAGTGCGTTGTGCCTGCCGCCGTGGCAAAAGATGCGATAGGGGCCATGATGGCCGAGATAGCGCGCAGCGGCATGGGTTCTTTTCTGGCCGTGCTCAAGCATTGCGGGGACATCTCGTCGCCGGGCAAGATGTCATTCCCGATGCCCGGTGCGTCGCTGGCATTGGATTTCCCGCAACGCGAACCGGCGATCACGCGGTTGTTCTCCCGCTTGGACAACATCGTCCACGAGTCAGGTGGACGCCTATATCCCGCGAAGGATGCGCACATGAGCGCGTCGCATTTCCGCAGCGCGTACCCCGGTTGGATAGAGGTCGAAGCGTTGCGGGATCCACTCTTGATGTCCCATTTCTGGAAGCGTGTTGCGCTATGA
- a CDS encoding NAD-dependent epimerase/dehydratase family protein, translated as MINDKIVLPGGAGLVGQNLVARLKARGYNNIVVLDKHRANMKVLQAVQPDITVEYADLAEPGDWRRHFDGAAVVVMLQAQIGGNYYEEFVRNNVESTRVILDAIKAHHVSYLVHISSSVVESVADDFYTNTKKEQEKIVLESGISCPILRPTLMFGWFDRKHLGWLARFMKRVPVFPIPGNGKYMRQPLYSGDFCNVIISCIERRIPGGIFNISGQERIDYIDIIRVIKRATSARAAIVKIPYGLFHFLLRIWGSLDRNPPFTTQQLEALVAKDEFEVIDWPGLFGVQYTPFAKAIDETFNDPKYGRIELEF; from the coding sequence ATGATCAACGACAAGATCGTCCTCCCTGGCGGTGCGGGACTGGTAGGCCAGAATCTAGTCGCCCGGCTGAAAGCCCGTGGGTATAACAACATCGTCGTGCTGGACAAGCATCGAGCGAACATGAAGGTGCTGCAGGCGGTGCAACCAGACATCACCGTGGAATACGCCGACCTTGCCGAACCGGGAGACTGGCGCCGGCATTTTGATGGCGCGGCAGTCGTGGTGATGCTCCAGGCGCAGATCGGCGGCAACTATTACGAGGAATTCGTTCGCAACAATGTCGAATCGACGCGGGTCATCCTGGATGCCATAAAAGCGCATCACGTATCGTACCTCGTGCATATCAGTTCATCGGTGGTGGAGTCGGTCGCCGACGACTTTTACACGAATACCAAAAAGGAACAGGAAAAGATCGTTTTGGAGAGCGGAATTTCCTGCCCCATCCTTCGCCCGACCTTGATGTTCGGATGGTTCGATCGCAAGCACCTTGGCTGGCTGGCACGCTTCATGAAGCGCGTGCCAGTGTTTCCGATCCCGGGCAATGGCAAATACATGCGCCAACCTTTGTATTCGGGAGACTTCTGCAATGTGATCATCAGCTGCATCGAGCGGCGGATTCCCGGTGGCATCTTCAACATTTCCGGCCAGGAACGCATCGACTATATCGATATCATCCGCGTCATCAAGCGTGCTACCTCCGCGCGTGCCGCCATCGTCAAAATTCCTTATGGTCTTTTTCATTTCCTCTTGAGAATCTGGGGGAGCCTGGACCGTAATCCGCCGTTTACCACGCAGCAGTTGGAAGCCCTGGTTGCGAAGGACGAGTTCGAGGTGATCGACTGGCCAGGGCTCTTCGGCGTGCAGTACACGCCCTTTGCCAAGGCCATCGACGAAACCTTCAACGACCCCAAGTACGGTCGTATCGAACTGGAGTTTTGA
- a CDS encoding SDR family oxidoreductase, translating into MSLHIVIFGATSGIAQAVARRYATEQAALFLVARDSEKLALVSADLKARGASQVHAFSMDATDYARLDELCDSAWSSLHHVDVVLIAHGTLPDQKRTQTDLDYGVHEFRVNGESAIACMTVLGRRLQEQGRGVLAVIGSVAGDRGRGSNYLYGAAKAAVDAFASGLRARLFKAGVHVLTIKPGFVATPMTAGLDLPPRLTAQPDEVAGDIIRAISRRKDMLYTPGFWRLIMAIIRLVPNFIFKRSKL; encoded by the coding sequence ATGAGTCTGCATATTGTCATTTTCGGCGCCACATCCGGTATCGCGCAGGCGGTTGCCCGGCGTTATGCCACCGAGCAGGCTGCCCTGTTCCTGGTCGCTCGCGACTCCGAAAAACTGGCCTTAGTGTCGGCGGACCTGAAGGCGAGGGGGGCAAGCCAGGTTCATGCCTTCAGCATGGACGCGACGGACTATGCGCGCCTCGATGAGCTATGCGACAGCGCGTGGTCGAGTTTGCATCATGTCGACGTCGTGCTTATCGCGCACGGTACGCTACCCGATCAAAAACGCACACAGACCGACCTGGATTATGGTGTGCACGAGTTTCGCGTAAATGGCGAAAGTGCTATTGCCTGCATGACCGTACTCGGCCGGCGTCTCCAGGAACAGGGGCGCGGCGTGCTTGCGGTGATCGGATCGGTGGCGGGAGATCGTGGGCGCGGCAGTAATTATCTTTACGGTGCGGCAAAGGCCGCCGTGGATGCCTTTGCCTCGGGCTTGCGGGCGCGATTATTCAAGGCCGGAGTGCATGTCCTGACCATCAAGCCCGGATTCGTGGCGACCCCGATGACTGCGGGCCTGGACCTCCCGCCGCGACTGACCGCCCAGCCCGACGAGGTGGCCGGCGACATCATCCGCGCTATCTCCAGGCGGAAGGATATGCTGTATACCCCTGGCTTCTGGCGGCTCATCATGGCCATCATCCGGCTGGTGCCCAATTTTATTTTCAAACGCAGCAAGCTCTGA
- a CDS encoding NAD(P)/FAD-dependent oxidoreductase, which produces MVDQAKDRIAVLGAGPMGLAVAYQLAKDGYNPVVFEADDRVGGMTATFDFGGLSIERYYHFHCISDTAFLEMLEELGLADKMRWTETKMGYYYQQRLQPWGNPLALLRFKGLGMMAKFRYGLHAFLSTRRKDWRPLDNVEATSWIKKWVGKEAYEVLWRKLFDLKFYDYAEGLSAAWIWSRIRRIGRSRYDLFREKLGYLEGGSDTLLQGMRRAIEARGGEFKLSTPVSKVVIADGQVQGIESKGELHSFSKVVSTVPLPYVPRIMPDLPREILEKFQALRNIAVVCVIAKLRKPVTENFWLNTNDPDMDIPGVVEYTNLRPLDCHVVYVPFYMPGEHPKYQEPDQVFLDKVRRYLKSINPVLTDDDFIDVRASRYRHAQPICGPGYLDGLPPVSLPVQGLWVADTSYYYPEDRGISESIGFGRRIARMAEGVERA; this is translated from the coding sequence ATGGTCGATCAGGCGAAAGATCGAATAGCTGTACTGGGCGCGGGTCCCATGGGGCTCGCCGTGGCCTATCAGCTGGCGAAGGACGGCTATAACCCCGTCGTTTTCGAGGCCGATGATCGGGTCGGCGGGATGACCGCGACCTTCGATTTCGGCGGGCTCTCCATCGAGCGCTATTACCACTTCCATTGCATTTCCGACACGGCTTTTCTGGAGATGCTGGAAGAGCTCGGTCTTGCCGACAAGATGCGTTGGACCGAGACCAAGATGGGCTATTACTACCAGCAGCGCCTGCAGCCATGGGGCAACCCCTTGGCTCTGCTGCGGTTCAAGGGACTGGGCATGATGGCTAAGTTCCGTTATGGACTTCATGCCTTCCTATCCACGCGCCGGAAAGACTGGCGCCCGTTGGACAATGTCGAGGCAACCAGCTGGATAAAGAAATGGGTCGGCAAAGAAGCCTATGAGGTCCTTTGGCGCAAGCTGTTCGATCTGAAGTTCTATGACTACGCCGAAGGCCTGTCCGCGGCATGGATCTGGAGCCGCATCCGACGCATTGGTCGATCGCGCTATGACCTGTTCCGGGAAAAGCTGGGTTACCTCGAGGGCGGATCGGACACGCTGTTGCAAGGCATGCGGCGCGCGATCGAGGCGCGTGGCGGTGAGTTCAAGCTGAGCACTCCCGTGTCGAAGGTCGTTATCGCGGACGGCCAGGTACAAGGTATTGAGAGCAAGGGAGAGTTGCATTCCTTCAGCAAGGTCGTTAGCACGGTGCCTTTGCCTTATGTGCCGCGCATCATGCCCGACCTACCGAGGGAAATACTCGAGAAATTCCAGGCGCTGCGGAATATCGCAGTGGTATGCGTGATCGCCAAGCTGCGGAAGCCGGTTACCGAGAACTTCTGGCTGAACACGAATGATCCCGATATGGACATTCCGGGAGTGGTTGAATACACCAACCTGCGCCCCTTGGACTGCCATGTGGTCTACGTGCCTTTCTATATGCCGGGCGAACACCCCAAGTACCAAGAGCCGGATCAGGTCTTTCTCGATAAGGTACGGCGCTACTTGAAGTCGATCAATCCCGTCCTCACGGACGATGATTTCATTGATGTGCGCGCCAGTCGCTATCGTCATGCTCAGCCCATCTGCGGGCCGGGATACTTGGACGGGCTGCCCCCCGTATCCCTGCCGGTACAGGGCTTGTGGGTCGCGGACACCTCGTATTACTACCCGGAAGATCGGGGCATCTCGGAGAGCATTGGCTTCGGCCGCCGCATCGCCAGGATGGCCGAAGGCGTGGAGAGGGCGTGA
- a CDS encoding UbiA family prenyltransferase codes for MAKIDNCIVVDLDGTLVMTDMLVENLFLFLRTYPWRVFSLFAWLLKGKAYFKSRLADAVLPPTERLPYNEALLVWLDQRRRAGARLVLATASDHRIAQRVADHLRIFDTVLGSQPHVNLSARRKREALVGLYGERGFEYIGNSAADLKVWDAASLIHVVNPERGVLSAARKLGDIGEVFDSRPGYLKAVLKALRVHQWAKNLLLFVPLLASHRLFEMALTMRGALGFLAFSLCASSVYLLNDLLDLQDDRQHRTKRFRPLAAGTLPIVHGLVLMPALLAAALLIALLWLPLSFLAVLAGYYLLTLAYSLRLKRVVMLDVVTLAMLYTVRVFAGAAAMSLVTTFWILAFCIFIFLSLAFVKRYTELREARQKGKMDKSAGRGYYPSDFELLASLGGSSGYISVLVLALYINDASFGSLYRRPEWMWAACPLLLYWLSRVWLLAHRGEMHDDPIVFALRDRTSRWVCVLFLLAFALASF; via the coding sequence ATGGCCAAGATTGACAATTGCATCGTCGTTGACCTCGATGGCACCCTCGTTATGACGGATATGCTGGTGGAGAATCTATTTCTCTTCCTGCGGACGTACCCGTGGCGGGTGTTCAGCCTGTTCGCCTGGCTGCTGAAGGGCAAAGCCTATTTCAAAAGCAGGCTGGCTGATGCGGTATTGCCGCCTACGGAAAGACTGCCGTATAACGAAGCGCTGTTGGTCTGGCTGGATCAGCGCCGTCGCGCTGGGGCGAGACTGGTATTGGCGACTGCATCTGACCACCGTATCGCCCAAAGGGTGGCAGACCATCTTCGTATCTTCGATACGGTCCTGGGCAGCCAGCCACACGTGAACCTGTCGGCGCGCCGAAAGCGAGAGGCTCTTGTAGGGCTGTATGGCGAGCGTGGCTTCGAGTACATCGGCAATTCGGCCGCGGATCTCAAGGTCTGGGACGCGGCCTCGTTGATCCATGTCGTCAATCCGGAGCGCGGCGTATTGAGCGCCGCCCGCAAGCTGGGTGACATCGGCGAAGTTTTCGATAGTCGGCCTGGATACCTTAAGGCCGTGCTAAAAGCTCTGCGGGTACATCAGTGGGCGAAGAATCTACTTTTGTTTGTCCCGCTGTTGGCGTCGCATCGATTGTTCGAAATGGCTTTGACCATGCGCGGTGCGCTTGGCTTTCTCGCATTTAGTCTATGCGCGTCCAGCGTTTATTTGCTCAATGATCTGCTGGATCTGCAGGATGACCGGCAGCATCGCACCAAACGCTTCCGCCCCCTTGCCGCGGGGACATTGCCCATTGTTCACGGCCTGGTCTTGATGCCTGCGCTGCTAGCCGCGGCGCTGTTGATCGCGCTTCTGTGGTTGCCACTCTCTTTCCTTGCGGTACTTGCAGGCTATTATTTGCTCACCTTGGCATATTCGCTGCGTCTGAAGCGGGTCGTCATGCTGGATGTGGTCACGCTGGCCATGTTGTATACCGTGCGGGTGTTTGCCGGCGCGGCGGCGATGTCGCTGGTTACGACTTTTTGGATTCTGGCGTTTTGCATTTTCATTTTTCTAAGTTTGGCTTTTGTCAAAAGGTATACCGAACTGCGTGAAGCACGCCAGAAGGGAAAGATGGATAAATCGGCTGGGCGCGGCTATTACCCCAGCGATTTCGAACTGCTCGCGTCCTTGGGTGGATCGTCCGGTTATATATCCGTGCTGGTGCTGGCGCTATACATCAACGATGCATCGTTCGGTTCCCTGTACCGCCGTCCGGAATGGATGTGGGCTGCGTGCCCCCTGCTGTTGTACTGGTTGAGCCGAGTTTGGCTGCTTGCGCACCGAGGTGAAATGCACGACGACCCTATCGTATTCGCATTGCGCGACCGAACCAGCCGGTGGGTATGCGTGCTGTTTCTCTTGGCCTTTGCCTTGGCCTCCTTCTGA
- a CDS encoding GtrA family protein, giving the protein MLKLLFTKQFLGFLAAGALAAFLHWLARLVLSEWFSFPVAVAVAYAVGMSVAFTLNSIFVFPHSVKPRRKQARDFVIVNALFFPVVWGASVSMDHLFRKVGVGVYSEAAAHAIAVALPTFLTFFIYKFFAFKDA; this is encoded by the coding sequence GTGTTGAAGCTTTTGTTCACCAAGCAGTTTCTCGGGTTTCTTGCGGCAGGTGCGTTAGCGGCCTTTCTGCATTGGCTCGCCCGGTTAGTGTTGAGCGAATGGTTTTCATTTCCCGTCGCGGTGGCGGTGGCTTACGCGGTTGGTATGTCAGTGGCATTTACGCTGAATAGTATTTTCGTGTTCCCGCATTCAGTCAAGCCTCGCCGAAAACAGGCCCGGGACTTTGTGATTGTTAACGCCCTTTTTTTTCCGGTGGTTTGGGGTGCGTCTGTGAGTATGGACCATTTGTTTAGGAAAGTTGGTGTGGGAGTCTATTCCGAGGCAGCCGCGCACGCGATCGCAGTTGCATTGCCTACATTCCTCACATTCTTTATTTATAAATTCTTTGCATTCAAGGACGCCTAG